From the Synergistaceae bacterium genome, one window contains:
- a CDS encoding CoA transferase produces the protein MGESCTDKKTNKPLEGIIVLDMTRVLAGPFAGMMLGDMGADVIKVENPVGGDDARAFTPFHNGHSAYFMSLNRSKRGVTLNLKHEKGKEIFKKLAAKADVVLENYKPGTMKKLGLDYEVLRELNSRLIYAASSGFGQYGPYSSRPAYDLIVQGMGGLMSITGFDKEHPVKVGSSMADLLAGIFSVVGILAAVENRHKTGKGQMVDVAMLDCLVATLENAVARYVTSGQSPEPIGNDHPSICPFATICTSDGFINIAAGNNVLWARLCKVIGMEQYIEDPRFDTNANRIYNWPALKELLTEHMTKKTTAEWLEELMAADVPCGPINNIEQVVNDPQIAAREMIVEVNNPLTGSLKMPGVPIKFSETPASISCPAPILGQHNEEIYCGWVGLDKKDLEILRDEGVI, from the coding sequence ATGGGCGAAAGCTGCACAGACAAAAAAACAAATAAGCCACTGGAAGGAATTATTGTCCTCGATATGACCCGCGTGCTTGCCGGGCCGTTTGCCGGAATGATGCTTGGCGACATGGGGGCAGATGTAATAAAAGTAGAAAATCCTGTCGGCGGGGATGATGCGCGTGCATTTACCCCCTTCCATAACGGGCATAGCGCGTATTTTATGAGCCTCAACCGTAGCAAACGCGGAGTGACTCTCAACCTTAAACATGAAAAGGGCAAGGAAATTTTTAAGAAGCTAGCTGCAAAGGCGGATGTCGTACTTGAAAATTACAAGCCGGGAACCATGAAAAAACTTGGGCTTGATTATGAGGTCCTCAGGGAACTGAACTCTAGGCTCATATATGCGGCCTCTTCCGGTTTTGGCCAGTATGGTCCCTACAGTTCGCGCCCGGCATATGACCTCATTGTGCAGGGAATGGGCGGGCTTATGAGTATCACGGGTTTTGACAAGGAACACCCGGTCAAGGTGGGAAGTTCCATGGCAGACCTGCTTGCCGGCATATTTTCAGTAGTAGGTATCTTGGCTGCGGTTGAAAACCGTCATAAAACAGGCAAGGGACAGATGGTCGATGTTGCTATGCTTGACTGTCTCGTTGCCACTCTCGAAAACGCCGTTGCACGGTACGTTACAAGCGGCCAATCCCCGGAGCCCATAGGCAACGATCATCCTTCGATATGTCCGTTTGCCACAATATGTACCAGTGATGGTTTTATAAATATAGCGGCCGGCAACAATGTATTATGGGCGCGTCTGTGCAAAGTCATCGGAATGGAGCAGTACATAGAAGATCCCCGTTTCGATACCAACGCCAACAGAATATACAACTGGCCTGCGCTTAAAGAACTGCTGACCGAACACATGACAAAAAAGACAACGGCAGAGTGGCTGGAAGAACTAATGGCGGCAGATGTGCCGTGCGGTCCCATAAACAACATAGAACAGGTAGTGAACGACCCGCAGATAGCGGCCCGCGAAATGATAGTTGAAGTTAACAATCCACTTACCGGATCGCTTAAGATGCCGGGTGTGCCTATTAAGTTTTCGGAGACTCCGGCAAGTATCTCATGCCCTGCCCCAATACTGGGACAGCACAATGAAGAGATATATTGCGGCTGGGTAGGGCTGGATAAGAAGGATCTCGAAATTTTGAGAGATGAGGGTGTAATTTAA